One Thiocapsa bogorovii DNA segment encodes these proteins:
- a CDS encoding phosphoglycerate kinase codes for MSFIKLTDLDLAGKRVLIRSDLNVPVKNGKVTSDARITASMPTFEHCMKAGAKVMVMSHLGRPEEGVFSEADSLKPVADAMSAKLGREVRLVRDYLGQAPEVADGELVLLENVRFNKGEGKDNADLAKQYAALCDVFVMDAFGTAHRAQASTHGVGQQAPVACAGLLLAEELDALRKALAAPARPMVAIVGGSKVSTKLTVLEALSEKVDQLVVGGGIANTFLAASGFPVGKSLCEHDLIPTAKALMEKMTARGATIPIAVDVVCGKKFDENEPAVTKAAADVTDDDMIFDIGPKSAQELADIIAKAGTIVWNGPVGVFEFDQFGGGTKAVSMAIAEAPGFSLAGGGDTIAAIQKYDIYDKVSYISTAGGAFLEYLEGKTLPAVAMLEARAKD; via the coding sequence ATGTCCTTCATCAAGCTGACCGATCTGGATCTCGCCGGAAAGCGGGTGCTGATCCGCTCCGACCTCAACGTGCCGGTCAAGAACGGCAAGGTCACCTCCGATGCGCGCATCACCGCCTCCATGCCGACCTTCGAGCACTGCATGAAGGCCGGCGCCAAGGTGATGGTGATGTCGCACCTGGGTCGTCCCGAGGAAGGTGTCTTCTCCGAGGCCGACTCGCTCAAGCCTGTTGCGGATGCCATGAGCGCCAAGCTCGGCCGCGAGGTTCGGCTGGTGCGAGATTATCTCGGCCAGGCTCCCGAGGTCGCGGACGGGGAGCTGGTGCTGCTGGAGAACGTCCGTTTCAACAAGGGCGAAGGCAAGGACAACGCGGACCTCGCCAAGCAGTACGCCGCGCTCTGCGATGTCTTCGTCATGGACGCCTTCGGCACCGCCCATCGCGCCCAAGCCTCCACGCATGGCGTCGGCCAACAGGCACCGGTCGCCTGCGCCGGACTGCTGCTCGCCGAAGAGCTCGATGCGCTCCGGAAGGCGCTCGCCGCTCCAGCCCGCCCGATGGTCGCGATCGTCGGCGGCTCCAAGGTCTCGACCAAGCTGACGGTCCTTGAGGCGCTGTCGGAAAAGGTCGATCAGCTCGTCGTCGGCGGCGGGATCGCCAACACCTTCCTCGCTGCGTCCGGCTTTCCGGTCGGCAAGTCCCTCTGCGAGCATGATCTTATTCCAACCGCCAAGGCGTTGATGGAAAAGATGACCGCGCGCGGTGCCACGATCCCGATCGCCGTCGACGTCGTCTGCGGCAAGAAGTTCGACGAGAACGAGCCGGCCGTGACCAAGGCCGCCGCGGACGTCACCGACGACGACATGATCTTCGACATCGGGCCGAAATCAGCGCAGGAACTGGCCGATATCATCGCCAAGGCAGGAACCATCGTCTGGAACGGCCCGGTCGGCGTCTTCGAGTTCGATCAGTTCGGCGGCGGCACCAAGGCGGTCTCGATGGCCATCGCCGAGGCTCCGGGCTTCAGTCTAGCCGGCGGCGGCGACACCATCGCAGCGATCCAGAAGTACGACATCTATGACAAGGTCTCCTATATCTCCACCGCAGGAGGTGCCTTCCTCGAATACCTGGAAGGCAAGACACTCCCGGCAGTAGCCATGCTCGAGGCCCGGGCGAAGGACTGA
- the gap gene encoding type I glyceraldehyde-3-phosphate dehydrogenase, which translates to MTIKVGINGFGRIGRMAFRAIAKDFPGIEVVAINDLLDPEYLAYMLKYDSVHGNFKGDIAVDGNTMIVNGKNIRLTAERDPANLKWGDVGAELVIECTGFFLDDASCRKHLEAGAKKVVQSAPSKDATPMFVYGVNHKTYAGQEIISAASCTTNCLAPVAKVLHDNWGIKRGLMTTVHAATATQKTVDGPSMKDWRGGRGILENIIPSSTGAAKAVGKVLPELNGKLTGMAFRVPTSDVSVVDLTVELSKEASYADICAAMKKASESGDLAGVLGYTDEKVVSTDFRGCPTPSVFDSEAGIALDPTFVKVVSWYDNEYGYTCNMLRMVEHVSK; encoded by the coding sequence ATGACAATCAAAGTCGGCATCAATGGTTTCGGTCGTATCGGTCGGATGGCCTTCCGCGCAATCGCGAAGGATTTCCCGGGCATCGAGGTCGTTGCCATCAACGATCTGCTCGACCCCGAGTATCTGGCCTACATGCTGAAGTACGACTCTGTCCACGGTAACTTCAAGGGCGACATCGCCGTCGACGGCAATACCATGATCGTCAACGGCAAGAACATTCGTCTGACCGCAGAGCGCGACCCGGCCAACCTCAAGTGGGGCGATGTCGGCGCAGAGCTGGTCATCGAGTGCACCGGCTTCTTCCTCGACGACGCCTCTTGCCGCAAGCACCTCGAGGCCGGCGCCAAGAAGGTCGTGCAGAGCGCGCCCTCCAAGGACGCGACCCCGATGTTCGTCTACGGCGTCAACCACAAGACCTACGCCGGGCAGGAGATCATCTCCGCCGCGTCCTGCACCACCAACTGCTTGGCGCCGGTCGCCAAGGTCCTGCACGACAACTGGGGCATCAAGCGCGGCCTCATGACCACGGTGCATGCCGCAACCGCGACCCAGAAGACGGTCGACGGCCCCTCAATGAAGGATTGGCGCGGCGGTCGCGGCATCCTGGAGAACATCATCCCCTCCTCCACCGGAGCGGCCAAAGCGGTCGGCAAGGTCCTGCCCGAGCTCAACGGCAAGCTGACCGGCATGGCCTTCCGCGTGCCCACCTCCGACGTCTCCGTGGTCGACCTGACCGTCGAGCTGAGCAAGGAAGCCAGCTATGCCGACATCTGCGCCGCCATGAAGAAGGCGTCCGAGTCCGGCGATCTGGCCGGCGTGCTCGGCTACACGGACGAGAAGGTGGTCTCCACCGATTTCCGCGGTTGCCCCACCCCGTCTGTCTTTGATTCCGAGGCCGGGATCGCGCTGGACCCGACGTTCGTGAAGGTGGTCTCCTGGTACGACAACGAGTACGGCTACACCTGCAACATGCTGCGCATGGTGGAGCACGTTTCGAAGTAA
- a CDS encoding type II toxin-antitoxin system HicB family antitoxin, producing MHFHIESEQEEDGRWIAEIPEIPGALAYGKDAEEAMAKVEVLALRVLAEQIEVGETRPMAICIDLAAA from the coding sequence ATGCACTTCCATATCGAATCGGAACAAGAAGAGGACGGCCGCTGGATAGCCGAGATCCCCGAGATCCCGGGCGCGCTTGCCTACGGCAAAGACGCCGAAGAAGCCATGGCGAAGGTCGAGGTGCTCGCGCTTCGCGTGCTCGCGGAACAGATCGAGGTCGGCGAAACCCGCCCCATGGCCATCTGCATCGATCTCGCTGCGGCATGA
- a CDS encoding type II toxin-antitoxin system HicA family toxin has product MSQWPSVKGRRLISALLSIGWSIKRQTGSHRTLSRPDWPDYVFAFHDRETIGPRMLARVAKHTGLTPEDL; this is encoded by the coding sequence ATGAGCCAATGGCCTTCGGTCAAGGGCAGAAGACTCATTTCCGCCTTGCTGAGCATCGGCTGGAGCATTAAACGTCAAACGGGCTCCCATCGGACTCTGTCGCGTCCTGATTGGCCCGACTATGTCTTCGCGTTTCATGATCGCGAGACCATCGGTCCCCGAATGCTGGCTCGGGTTGCGAAGCATACGGGGCTGACCCCCGAGGACTTATGA